A stretch of the Chlorobiota bacterium genome encodes the following:
- the recG gene encoding ATP-dependent DNA helicase RecG, giving the protein MDIKSNKVKKTTEKKVKRDYPLQFVKGIGPKRAEALWNVGVKTIKDLIFFFPKKYIDRRTILPLNQTKYLLSGEDGLPDEITSVVIVKKLTTGVFGKGQKRLIIRVVDNTGEANIVFFRGAEMFIRMFQPDDVLAISGAPEIFNGVLQWVHPEIEKMEEEEASLIHSGRIIPQYRETQGMKTAGVSSRFLRIIISKIIDEYGVYEIKETIPQNILLKYNYPTLEKTIRSLHFPEEEKLLDSSRKRMKFEELFYFELGLALQKEIYTKLETGISFNIKSELARKLLDNLGFVLTDAQKKVINEICSDMSKPVSMNRLLQGDVGSGKTIVAIIASLIAIDNGYQVAFMAPTEILAEQHTNTLKKLLEPYGINISQLVGSLKKKQKESNLFDIRNGIANIIVGTHSLFQESVGYKNLGLVVIDEQHRFGVVQRSLLKQKGISPDTLIMTATPIPRTLTMTLYGDLNVSIIDELPKNRKPIKTKVKFENILDEVWEFVRHEVDKGRQAYIVYPLVEKSEKIEMKSAVEHFEFLSSQVFPEKKMGLIHGQMFWYEKEDTMRDFLDKKIDILVATTVIEVGIDVPNASVMVIENSERFGLSQLHQLRGRVGRGVEQSYCLLITKDHFKYALRTGMTQNDSRNERKNCIKRLQAMEQTNDGFKISEIDLELRGPGDFLGTRQSGLPDFRHANIVTDGEILTAAREEAFAIVEEDFELKLPKNLLLKDTIIQIGDRFKRNFSGVG; this is encoded by the coding sequence TTGGACATTAAATCAAATAAAGTAAAAAAAACAACTGAGAAAAAAGTTAAACGTGACTACCCATTACAGTTTGTAAAGGGGATTGGTCCAAAACGGGCTGAAGCTCTTTGGAATGTAGGAGTAAAAACAATAAAAGATTTAATTTTCTTTTTTCCAAAAAAATATATTGATCGTAGAACTATACTACCATTAAATCAGACCAAATATTTGTTGTCTGGAGAAGATGGTTTGCCTGATGAAATTACATCAGTTGTTATTGTAAAAAAACTAACTACAGGAGTTTTTGGTAAAGGACAAAAACGTTTAATTATTCGAGTTGTTGATAATACTGGCGAAGCAAACATTGTATTTTTCAGAGGAGCAGAAATGTTCATAAGAATGTTTCAACCAGATGATGTATTAGCAATATCTGGAGCTCCAGAAATATTTAATGGAGTGCTTCAATGGGTTCATCCGGAAATAGAAAAAATGGAAGAAGAAGAAGCTTCACTTATTCATAGTGGAAGAATTATCCCTCAATACAGAGAAACTCAAGGAATGAAAACAGCTGGAGTATCATCAAGATTTTTGCGTATTATAATCTCTAAAATAATCGATGAATATGGAGTCTATGAAATTAAAGAAACAATACCTCAAAACATTTTATTAAAATATAATTACCCAACTTTAGAAAAAACAATTCGTTCATTACATTTTCCTGAAGAAGAAAAATTATTAGATTCATCAAGAAAAAGAATGAAATTTGAAGAACTATTTTATTTTGAATTAGGTCTTGCACTCCAGAAAGAGATTTACACAAAACTTGAAACAGGGATATCATTTAATATTAAAAGTGAACTAGCAAGAAAACTTTTAGATAACTTAGGGTTCGTTCTAACCGATGCTCAAAAAAAAGTTATAAATGAAATTTGTTCTGATATGTCAAAACCAGTATCAATGAACCGATTGCTTCAAGGTGATGTTGGATCTGGGAAAACAATAGTTGCAATAATCGCCTCATTAATTGCAATTGATAATGGCTATCAGGTTGCTTTTATGGCACCAACTGAAATATTAGCAGAGCAGCATACAAATACTTTAAAGAAACTATTAGAGCCTTATGGAATCAATATCTCACAGCTAGTTGGGTCATTAAAAAAGAAACAAAAAGAGAGCAATTTATTTGATATAAGAAATGGAATTGCAAACATTATTGTTGGAACTCATTCACTTTTTCAGGAGTCAGTTGGGTATAAAAATCTTGGATTAGTTGTGATAGATGAACAACATAGGTTTGGAGTAGTTCAACGCTCATTATTAAAGCAAAAAGGAATTTCTCCCGATACTTTAATTATGACAGCAACACCAATTCCTAGAACTCTTACAATGACATTATACGGAGATTTGAATGTATCTATAATTGATGAGTTACCTAAGAATAGGAAACCGATTAAAACTAAAGTTAAGTTTGAGAATATATTAGATGAGGTTTGGGAATTTGTTAGACATGAAGTTGATAAAGGAAGGCAAGCTTATATTGTTTATCCACTTGTTGAAAAATCTGAAAAAATTGAGATGAAATCTGCTGTAGAACATTTTGAATTTTTAAGTAGTCAAGTTTTTCCAGAAAAAAAAATGGGTTTAATTCATGGTCAAATGTTTTGGTATGAAAAGGAAGATACAATGCGTGATTTCCTAGATAAAAAAATTGATATACTAGTAGCTACAACTGTTATTGAAGTAGGTATTGACGTACCTAATGCAAGCGTAATGGTTATTGAAAATTCAGAAAGGTTTGGCTTATCTCAGTTGCATCAATTAAGGGGAAGGGTAGGTAGAGGGGTAGAACAATCTTATTGCTTGTTAATTACAAAAGATCATTTTAAATATGCTTTGAGAACTGGTATGACTCAAAATGACTCAAGGAATGAAAGAAAGAATTGCATTAAAAGATTGCAAGCAATGGAACAAACAAATGATGGATTTAAAATTAGCGAGATTGATTTGGAATTAAGAGGTCCTGGTGATTTTCTTGGTACCCGCCAAAGTGGATTGCCAGATTTTAGGCATGCTAACATAGTAACTGATGGGGAAATTTTGACTGCAGCAAGAGAAGAAGCTTTTGCAATAGTTGAAGAAGATTTTGAATTAAAACTCCCTAAAAATTTATTGTTAAAAGATACAATTATTCAAATTGGAGATAGATTTAAAAGAAATTTTTCTGGAGTGGGATAA
- a CDS encoding tyrosine-type recombinase/integrase — MIKDTQIPVKITLKELVMHYENFLDDCSRNSSETRGTYQRALREFVKWYPIDKRFSFLTRDVERYKRHLIEVRGLKNISISTYISSLRRFFQYLIDVKVITFNPATRVIGGRRPVSHSRTFLTPIELDKLFTAIDISNEQGLRDFAIMKLMCECGLTEHEILQINVGDLNQVNRYNSIYVQGKGRKVKDTIVELSKEIVKFINDYLEKRYKGNEDKKLETDPLFISLSTRSKGERMSSRGIREAISRRLIDSGVKNNREHQLTPFSLRHSSGVKLVEQGATVEELMKKMRLEWRPSALLYFKLLGVNPNKENKKK; from the coding sequence ATGATAAAAGATACCCAAATACCTGTAAAAATAACTTTAAAGGAACTGGTAATGCACTATGAAAATTTTCTTGATGATTGTTCAAGAAATTCTTCTGAAACAAGAGGCACTTATCAAAGAGCATTAAGGGAATTTGTAAAATGGTATCCAATTGACAAAAGGTTTAGTTTTTTAACAAGGGATGTTGAAAGATACAAGAGGCATTTGATAGAAGTTAGAGGTTTAAAAAACATTTCAATTTCAACATATATTTCTTCTCTTAGAAGATTCTTTCAATACTTAATTGATGTTAAAGTTATTACATTTAATCCTGCAACAAGAGTTATTGGAGGTCGTAGACCTGTCTCTCATTCAAGAACATTCCTAACTCCAATTGAGTTAGACAAATTGTTCACAGCAATTGATATTAGCAATGAACAAGGTCTAAGAGATTTTGCAATAATGAAATTAATGTGTGAATGTGGGCTTACTGAACATGAAATTTTACAAATAAATGTTGGAGATTTAAATCAAGTAAACAGATATAATAGCATTTATGTTCAAGGAAAAGGAAGGAAGGTAAAAGATACTATTGTTGAATTATCAAAAGAAATTGTGAAATTCATAAATGATTATTTAGAAAAAAGATACAAAGGTAATGAAGATAAAAAATTGGAAACAGATCCATTATTTATAAGTTTAAGTACTCGTAGCAAAGGTGAAAGAATGTCTTCAAGAGGAATTAGAGAGGCAATAAGCAGAAGGTTAATTGATAGTGGAGTTAAAAATAATAGAGAACATCAATTAACTCCATTTTCGTTAAGGCATAGTTCAGGTGTTAAATTAGTTGAACAAGGAGCAACAGTTGAAGAATTAATGAAAAAAATGAGATTAGAATGGAGACCATCAGCTTTGTTGTATTTTAAGTTGCTAGGTGTTAATCCAAATAAAGAAAATAAAAAAAAATGA
- a CDS encoding UvrD-helicase domain-containing protein, with protein sequence MFTSDQKKAHDFSRHVSVTANAGSGKTSVLVSRFCDILLYNQKLEIHEVAAITFTEKAAGEIKLKIAKELESRYSNPNFVKVKSRLKDLRENLNSGVITTIHGFCSQMLKEFPLETKAPPSFIVLKGYDRNQMISSSIDDCIEKALSNNIENLNYELNFNMVRNIGREQLDLIINFMIGKREDISFSNLKGVLKLDKVSTLDLWESQLKLFANKITNSQETIDSFNSILQFTKDDVNQESQYLFESIIIEKDFKQLIENVSNLSSILLTQKGTLKKSAFRKTITNDEFDFLSNQSKILSSNFSTLLKVIGNTDSSNQIHSDLFDYKDLLLNIYNSVVEEYSKKKNYINGLDFDDLQMFLFNSLQDSDSKRRMKDRFKFIMVDEFQDTNEIQYSIVYNLLNELNVGKLCIVGDRKQSIYGFRNADVTVFTKAQDNISSFNIENKLNLQPLFKYDDEIKDSTAIEKNGIISLKASFRLLPSICAFVNESCKNILQPKGFFNYGVENEPLVCARNSEGLGKVEFLLSKKIYVNSAYKNSKVEIDLTSIEDSDTEIEVENLIESELIAKRILELIYSNDKIVWELDKSTGIEKARKAEFKDIAILCRKRITFVGLEKAFRKYGIPYITNGSGGFYGVQEIYDVINYLRVIVNPHDLVALLGVFRSPFFSVSDSELFRISNFKINNSGYSNSDFWTKAKFLANENNSEPSLKRAVSFIESDILISSRLPVHQVIKLIIEKTGFRGSLLNSDRGNQKIANIDKLIELAREFSNQGFKSLYDFTVQVTDMINLKEQESEADSNFQQDVVKILTIHSSKGLEFPIVIIPSMESPPSSKNTIFFDKELGFGFNWIFEEKEFMPSISSLIKYKQSEKELAEEARLFYVATTRAKDILIMSGTLIESKEGILKIQKENSMLAWALAPFNYLPYSNETLQLFTGELKFLNETQSSEVARTFSQDVNFIYHIDEQVKFEVNNNKLLSLNPEIYRIEEIAGYVKGDVYSASQFQMYSLCPTKYYLKYRLGLTEDILEFENVNYSLIENKLERSFSKLFKTCASEIDEMLTDEDIINIVEVAILKEQILNIDLSKIKIMLTETFKNILQDEYSREVIFGKINNYKSNIYKTNRELRMAFGDDYILSLIDRTITDSLGNISILLYKFQSSKNQLNNPDYYLTQIKIYGYFISKLVPEQEFITIKILYIDNPISIRTYTFTKTELLEIETDIQIFIENIRDVSYFGNQVLSDKSNHCPDCYYNSIEGCIYRK encoded by the coding sequence ATGTTCACATCAGATCAAAAAAAAGCTCATGACTTTTCAAGACATGTTTCAGTAACTGCTAATGCTGGTTCTGGCAAAACAAGTGTTTTGGTTAGTAGATTTTGTGATATACTTTTATACAATCAAAAACTCGAAATTCATGAAGTTGCTGCAATAACATTTACTGAAAAAGCTGCTGGTGAGATTAAACTTAAAATTGCAAAAGAATTAGAAAGCAGGTACTCCAACCCAAATTTTGTTAAAGTAAAATCTAGATTAAAAGATTTAAGAGAAAATTTAAATAGTGGTGTAATAACTACAATCCACGGCTTTTGTTCTCAAATGTTAAAAGAATTCCCACTAGAAACTAAGGCTCCACCTAGCTTCATAGTTTTAAAAGGTTATGATAGGAATCAAATGATTAGTTCATCGATTGATGATTGTATTGAAAAAGCTTTATCAAATAATATTGAAAATTTGAACTATGAATTAAACTTTAATATGGTTCGTAATATTGGTAGAGAACAATTAGATCTGATTATTAATTTTATGATTGGGAAAAGAGAAGATATTTCTTTTAGCAATTTAAAAGGTGTATTAAAATTAGATAAAGTTTCCACACTTGATTTATGGGAATCTCAATTAAAATTGTTTGCAAATAAAATTACCAATTCTCAAGAAACTATAGATTCATTTAACTCAATTTTACAATTTACAAAAGATGATGTTAATCAAGAATCTCAATATTTGTTTGAATCAATTATTATTGAAAAAGACTTTAAACAACTTATTGAAAATGTTTCCAACCTTTCCTCAATTTTATTAACACAAAAAGGAACACTAAAAAAATCAGCATTTAGAAAAACTATTACTAATGATGAATTTGATTTCTTAAGTAATCAATCAAAAATATTAAGTAGTAATTTTTCTACTTTACTAAAAGTAATCGGTAATACAGACAGTTCTAATCAAATCCATTCAGACCTTTTTGATTATAAAGATTTGTTGCTCAATATTTACAATTCAGTTGTAGAGGAATATTCAAAGAAAAAAAATTATATTAATGGCTTAGATTTCGATGATCTTCAAATGTTTTTATTCAATTCTTTACAAGATTCGGATTCAAAAAGGAGAATGAAAGATAGATTTAAATTCATTATGGTAGATGAATTTCAAGATACAAATGAAATTCAATATTCAATTGTATACAATCTTTTAAATGAACTTAATGTAGGAAAACTTTGTATTGTGGGTGATAGGAAACAATCAATTTATGGTTTTAGAAATGCTGATGTAACAGTTTTTACAAAGGCTCAGGATAACATATCATCTTTTAATATAGAAAATAAATTAAATTTACAACCCTTATTTAAATATGATGATGAAATTAAAGATTCTACAGCAATTGAAAAGAATGGGATAATTTCTTTGAAAGCCTCATTCCGTTTGCTTCCAAGTATTTGTGCTTTTGTGAATGAATCATGTAAAAATATCTTGCAACCAAAAGGATTCTTTAATTATGGAGTAGAAAATGAACCATTAGTTTGTGCTAGAAATAGTGAAGGCTTGGGGAAAGTGGAATTTCTTTTGAGTAAAAAAATTTATGTAAACTCAGCTTATAAAAATTCTAAAGTTGAGATTGATTTAACATCAATTGAAGATTCAGATACAGAAATAGAAGTTGAAAATTTGATTGAATCGGAATTAATTGCTAAAAGGATTTTAGAATTAATTTATTCAAATGATAAAATTGTTTGGGAACTTGATAAATCAACTGGTATTGAGAAAGCAAGAAAAGCAGAATTTAAAGATATAGCAATTTTATGCCGTAAACGAATTACTTTTGTTGGTTTAGAAAAAGCTTTCAGAAAATATGGTATACCTTATATTACAAATGGAAGTGGTGGATTTTATGGAGTTCAAGAAATTTATGATGTTATTAATTATTTAAGAGTAATTGTTAATCCTCATGATTTAGTTGCTTTGCTTGGAGTTTTTAGATCACCTTTCTTTAGTGTTTCAGATTCAGAATTGTTTAGAATTTCAAATTTTAAAATTAATAATTCAGGATATAGTAATTCGGATTTTTGGACTAAAGCAAAATTCTTAGCTAATGAAAACAACTCAGAACCTTCATTAAAACGTGCGGTTAGCTTCATAGAATCTGATATTTTAATTTCTTCAAGACTACCAGTTCATCAAGTTATTAAACTAATAATTGAAAAAACTGGATTCAGAGGAAGTTTGCTTAACAGCGATAGAGGTAACCAAAAAATTGCGAATATTGATAAACTTATTGAACTTGCTAGGGAATTTTCTAACCAAGGGTTTAAAAGTTTGTATGATTTTACGGTTCAAGTTACTGATATGATTAATCTGAAAGAACAAGAATCTGAAGCTGATTCAAATTTTCAACAAGATGTTGTTAAAATTTTAACAATCCATTCTTCTAAAGGTTTAGAATTTCCAATAGTAATCATTCCTTCAATGGAATCTCCACCCTCTTCTAAAAATACCATATTTTTCGATAAAGAACTTGGATTCGGTTTTAATTGGATATTTGAAGAAAAAGAATTTATGCCTTCAATTTCTTCATTAATTAAATATAAACAATCTGAAAAAGAATTAGCTGAAGAAGCTAGATTGTTTTATGTAGCTACTACTAGAGCTAAAGATATTCTTATAATGAGTGGTACTTTAATTGAAAGCAAGGAAGGCATTTTAAAAATTCAAAAAGAGAACTCAATGTTAGCTTGGGCTCTTGCACCCTTTAATTACTTACCATATTCAAATGAAACATTACAACTTTTTACTGGTGAGTTAAAATTTTTAAATGAAACCCAATCAAGTGAAGTTGCAAGGACTTTTTCACAGGATGTAAATTTTATTTATCACATTGATGAACAAGTTAAATTCGAGGTTAATAATAATAAACTTTTATCATTAAATCCTGAAATTTATCGGATTGAAGAAATTGCTGGTTATGTTAAAGGTGACGTTTATTCTGCTTCTCAATTTCAAATGTATTCACTTTGCCCTACTAAATATTATTTGAAATATAGACTTGGTTTAACTGAAGATATTCTTGAATTTGAGAATGTAAATTATTCTCTTATTGAAAATAAATTAGAAAGATCTTTCTCTAAGCTCTTTAAAACATGCGCATCAGAAATAGATGAAATGTTAACTGATGAAGATATAATTAATATTGTTGAAGTAGCAATTCTAAAAGAACAGATACTTAATATTGATCTTTCAAAAATTAAAATTATGTTAACTGAAACTTTTAAAAATATATTACAAGATGAATATTCACGAGAAGTAATCTTTGGTAAAATAAATAACTACAAATCAAATATTTACAAGACAAATAGAGAATTGAGAATGGCTTTTGGTGATGATTATATATTGAGTTTAATTGATAGAACAATTACTGATTCATTAGGTAATATCTCAATATTACTATATAAATTTCAAAGTAGTAAGAACCAATTAAATAATCCAGATTATTACTTAACCCAAATTAAAATATATGGATACTTTATTTCTAAACTTGTGCCTGAGCAAGAATTTATTACAATTAAAATACTTTATATTGATAATCCAATTTCAATAAGAACATATACTTTCACTAAAACCGAACTTCTTGAAATTGAAACTGATATTCAAATATTCATAGAAAATATTCGAGATGTAAGTTATTTTGGTAATCAAGTACTGTCAGACAAATCTAATCATTGCCCAGATTGTTATTACAACTCGATTGAAGGTTGCATTTACAGAAAGTAG
- the lepB gene encoding signal peptidase I, which yields MGLNFRYAIYIFIGSLTLAICVRSFILDPYSILTPSMKPTILDGDVVLVNKLYYKFYNLKRNDVICFEKPLNIILEKKNEPAYFKRCVAFSGDTIMYKYGKVFINSHEYSLDNFDQQATTMPSNVSNLLKCTTSFVIPKKGDLVKLDSTSTFIWKDVIIADGKAISYENNIVFVGGLPATEYTFQHDYFFALGDNSVESYDSRYFGLVPVDNLIGKVWLVYWSVDSQKNLRWNRLGCLIN from the coding sequence ATGGGGCTAAATTTTCGATATGCAATATATATTTTTATTGGATCTTTAACTCTTGCAATATGTGTCAGGTCGTTTATTCTTGACCCTTACAGCATTCTAACCCCATCTATGAAACCGACAATTTTAGATGGTGATGTGGTTTTAGTAAATAAATTGTACTACAAATTTTACAATCTAAAAAGAAACGATGTAATCTGTTTTGAAAAACCATTAAATATAATACTTGAAAAGAAAAATGAACCAGCTTATTTCAAAAGATGTGTAGCTTTTTCGGGTGATACAATTATGTATAAATATGGGAAAGTGTTTATTAATTCTCATGAATATTCCTTGGATAATTTTGATCAACAAGCCACAACTATGCCATCAAATGTATCAAATTTGTTAAAATGTACAACTTCATTCGTTATCCCCAAAAAAGGTGATTTAGTTAAGCTAGATTCAACCAGTACATTCATTTGGAAAGATGTAATTATTGCCGATGGTAAAGCAATTAGTTATGAAAATAATATTGTGTTTGTTGGTGGATTACCTGCAACTGAATATACTTTTCAACATGATTATTTTTTTGCATTAGGTGATAATTCAGTTGAGAGTTATGATAGTAGATATTTTGGATTAGTACCAGTTGATAATCTTATAGGTAAAGTTTGGCTTGTATATTGGTCTGTGGATTCTCAAAAAAATTTAAGATGGAATAGATTAGGTTGTTTGATAAATTAA
- a CDS encoding rRNA pseudouridine synthase translates to MRKRIQPKPNDESRPRKVEGVKRKQVEDVKKIKVEGTRLNKVIADSGLTSRRGADHLIEFGRVKVNGKLVSDLGRRVSADDRIMVDEKLITKAERHVYMILNKPKNVITTTKDERGRKTVLDLMRTRERIYPVGRLDRNTTGVLILTNDGEFANRMMHPKYKVQRVYNVVLDKPLEIKTAKQISYGVELENGEVTQPCELFIADNDRYKVTIILTEGKNREVRRMFEVHDYKVTKLDRIEYGGISKKGIRQGDYRQLTREETNHLKKLLKMY, encoded by the coding sequence ATGAGAAAAAGAATACAACCGAAACCAAATGATGAATCTAGACCCAGAAAAGTTGAAGGAGTAAAAAGGAAACAAGTTGAAGATGTTAAGAAAATTAAAGTAGAAGGAACAAGGCTAAATAAAGTTATTGCAGATTCAGGATTAACTTCAAGGAGGGGTGCAGATCATTTGATTGAATTTGGTAGAGTTAAGGTAAATGGCAAGCTAGTTTCTGATCTTGGTAGGAGGGTAAGTGCAGATGATAGAATTATGGTTGATGAAAAATTGATTACTAAAGCTGAACGCCATGTTTATATGATTCTAAACAAACCTAAAAATGTAATTACAACAACCAAAGATGAAAGAGGAAGGAAAACTGTATTAGACTTAATGAGAACTCGTGAAAGAATTTATCCAGTTGGTAGATTAGATAGAAATACAACTGGTGTACTTATACTAACCAATGATGGAGAATTTGCAAACAGAATGATGCACCCAAAATATAAAGTCCAGAGAGTTTATAATGTTGTGTTAGATAAACCTTTAGAAATTAAAACAGCAAAGCAAATATCATACGGAGTTGAATTGGAAAATGGTGAAGTAACTCAACCTTGTGAATTATTTATTGCAGATAATGATAGATATAAAGTAACCATTATTTTAACTGAGGGAAAAAATAGGGAAGTTAGAAGAATGTTTGAAGTTCATGATTACAAAGTTACAAAACTTGATAGAATTGAATATGGTGGTATTTCTAAAAAAGGAATTAGGCAAGGAGATTACAGGCAACTTACGAGGGAGGAGACTAATCATCTAAAAAAACTTCTAAAAATGTATTAA